In one window of Helianthus annuus cultivar XRQ/B chromosome 17, HanXRQr2.0-SUNRISE, whole genome shotgun sequence DNA:
- the LOC110925127 gene encoding uncharacterized protein LOC110925127, whose amino-acid sequence MASDQNTAVTPSQAMITSNPLLETSSVATTMPVSPAVTRSLDLEFEVEAPPGFANTSAASYGITAADPFSYTSWQLRSVVPTTIDTNVSTPASTTSAQTIRHSTMPVITSAGPNITTPQISMAQYYQPSATYTMPPLYSAALTAALSTPPHQPVIMPAGIMNASVTPGNQAYFPGYYYAPPYGYLPQYNTQTYTPQMAAQSYAQQSPYAAYMPPWWTFPTSQLAYSQPPPTAEPVYDIGNASRPRFSPNGGPSATLNITSAQPPITQGTSQGEATPPVQPINVDVTPRVSKVKVKGKIEFKGRKDC is encoded by the coding sequence ATGGCAAGCGATCAGAACACGGCAGTAACACCAAGTCAGGCAATGATAACCAGCAACCCATTGCTGGAAACGAGTTCGGTAGCCACCACCATGCCAGTTTCACCTGCTGTGACCAGGTCTCTCGACTTGGAATTCGAAGTAGAAGCACCACCAGGGTTTGCAAACACCTCTGCTGCTTCTTATGGGATAACAGCAGCAGACCCCTTTTCATACACCTCCTGGCAGTTGCGATCAGTGGTACCGACCACAATAGACACCAATGTCTCCACCCCAGCATCAACCACGAGTGCACAGACTATACGTCATAGCACTATGCCTGTTATCACGTCCGCGGGCCCAAATATTACTACACCGCAGATAAGCATGGCACAATACTATCAGCCCTCGGCTACATACACCATGCCGCCTTTGTACTCAGCAGCATTAACGGCGGCATTGTCCACACCACCACACCAGCCAGTCATCATGCCTGCAGGGATCATGAACGCCTCGGTCACGCCGGGGAATCAAGCTTACTTCCCAGGTTACTACTATGCACCCCCATACGGGTATTTACCCCAGTACAATACTCAAACATATACTCCACAGATGGCAGCACAGAGTTACGCTCAGCAGTCGCCATACGCGGCCTATATGCCACCTTGGTGGACTTTCCCAACATCACAACTGGCTTACAGTCAACCCCCGCCTACGGCGGAACCTGTTTATGACATAGGAAACGCATCAAGGCCTCGTTTTTCCCCAAACGGGGGACCCAGCGCTACACTGAACATCACCTCGGCCCAACCCCCTATCACTCAGGGAACCAGCCAGGGCGAAGCAACCCCTCCAGTACAACCCATTAATGttgatgtaacaccccgtgtttcgaaagtcaaagtcaaaggcaAGATTGAattcaaaggaagaaaagattgctaa
- the LOC110921753 gene encoding beta-hexosaminidase 2 — protein MSTNFFSTVFIFQILLTFIIPSTSAVGSPINIWPKPRSFTWITTPQATLLSPSFTITSPSHPYLTPSVNRYLSQIQTTQYKPLLIPPLNLTTSFPLQTLTITITDITAPLSHGVNESYTLTIPSNTTTATLAAATPWGAMRGLESFSQLVWGNPARVAAGLVITDWPMFEHRGVLLDTSRNYFGVEDLLRLIGAMSANKLNVFHWHITDSQSFPLVLKSEPELAATGSYGPDMQYSAEDVKRVVEFGLEHGVRIIPEIDMPGHTGSWAEAYPEIVACANMFWWPAGAPWEERLAAEPGTGHLNPLIPKTYDVVKNVVKETTTLFPDSFYHGGADEVVPGCWKADPTIQKYLASNGTLSQVLEIFINNTNPYILSLNRTAVYWEDVILDSEIKINPSILPPETTVMQTWNGGPNNTKRLVSAGYRTIVSSSDFYYLDCGHGDFTGNNSAYDQHPDFEQKKGGSWCGPFKSWQLIYNYDITFGLTEEEAKLVLGGEVALWSEQSDSRVLDSRIWPRASAMAEALWSGNRDETGKKRSVDATDRLNEWVNRMVSRGVKAEPIQPLWCIRNPGMCNTYNPIF, from the exons ATGAGTACCAACTTTTTTTCAACCGTTTTCATTTTCCAAATATTACTAACATTCATCATTCCTTCAACATCAGCCGTTGGATCACCAATCAACATATGGCCCAAACCAAGATCCTTCACATGGATCACCACCCCCCAGGCAACCCTTTTATCCCCATCATTCACCATAACATCTCCATCACACCCTTACTTAACTCCGTCAGTCAACCGTTACCTCAGTCAAATCCAAACCACCCAATACAAACCCCTACTCATTCCCCCACTAAACTTAACCACCTCTTTCCCATTACAAActttaaccataaccataaccgacatCACAGCCCCGCTTTCTCACGGAGTCAATGAATCCTACACTCTCACCATCCCCTCCAACACCACAACCGCTACTCTCGCGGCCGCTACGCCATGGGGGGCGATGCGAGGGCTTGAGAGCTTCTCGCAGCTTGTGTGGGGCAACCCGGCCCGTGTTGCGGCCGGGTTGGTGATCACGGACTGGCCCATGTTCGAGCACCGAGGAGTTCTTTTGGATACTTCTAGGAATTACTTTGGAGTTGAGGATTTGTTGAGGTTGATTGGGGCTATGAGTGCGAATAAGTTGAATGTGTTTCATTGGCATATAACGGATTCGCAGTCGTTTCCTTTGGTTTTGAAGTCGGAGCCTGAGCTCGCTGCGACAGGTTCGTATGGGCCGGATATGCAGTATTCGGCAGAGGATGTGAAACGGGTCGTGGAGTTTGGGTTGGAACACGGTGTTCGGATCATCCCAGAGATCGATATGCCCG GACACACCGGATCATGGGCTGAAGCATACCCCGAAATTGTCGCGTGTGCCAACATGTTCTGGTGGCCGGCGGGCGCGCCATGGGAGGAACGCCTAGCAGCCGAACCAGGAACCGGCCACCTTAACCCATTAATCCCTAAAACCTACGACGTCGTGAAAAACGTCGTAAAGGAAACAACAACTCTATTTCCAGATTCATTCTACCACGGAGGAGCCGACGAGGTCGTCCCCGGCTGCTGGAAAGCGGACCCCACAATCCAAAAATATCTTGCAAGTAACGGGACTTTAAGTCAAGTCCTAGAGATTTTTATCAACAACACCAACCCGTACATTTTGTCACTCAACCGCACGGCCGTGTACTGGGAGGACGTTATACTCGACTCCGAAATCAAAATCAATCCGTCGATTCTCCCACCGGAGACCACGGTCATGCAAACATGGAATGGTGGCCCGAACAACACGAAAAGGTTGGTGTCCGCGGGTTATAGGACAATCGTATCCTCCTCGGATTTCTACTACTTGGATTGCGGGCACGGAGATTTCACGGGGAACAATAGCGCGTACGATCAACATCCTGATTTCGAGCAGAAAAAGGGCGGGTCGTGGTGTGGCCCGTTTAAGTCATGGCAGTTGATATATAATTATGATATAACGTTTGGGTTGACGGAGGAGGAGGCGAAGTTGGTTTTGGGTGGGGAGGTGGCGTTGTGGTCCGAGCAGTCGGACAGTAGGGTACTTGATTCCCGGATCTGGCCTAGGGCTTCGGCAATGGCTGAAGCCCTATGGTCCGGGAATCGAGATGAGACTGGAAAGAAGAGGTCGGTGGATGCTACGGATAGGTTGAATGAGTGGGTTAATAGAATGGTTAGCCGAGGCGTGAAGGCCGAACCGATTCAACCGCTTTGGTGCATTAGAAATCCGGGCATGTGTAACACTTATAACCCTATATTTTGA